AAATGCTTTAAAATATGCTTACCAAACAGTAGCTGGTGGAATTGATAACAATAAAAAATCTATCTATAAACAAGCTGAAAAGGCTGACTTCAAAGGCATCTTAGATTCTTTAACTAAGAAAGAAGCTCCAAAGGAATCTTCTGAAGAAGTTAAAATGCCAGATAAAGAAGTTGTATCTGCAACAATCTCAGGAATTGATATTCTTGAAATTGAAGATGCTGTTCAAGCTTTATGGAAAGAAAATATATACGCTGAAAGCGGTATGGGCTGTACTGGTCCAATCGTTCAAGTGTCTGATGCAAACTTAGATAAAGCATCACAAATACTAAAACAAAATGGTTATATAGAATAATTCTATAGGCTTTTAAAAAGATGTGTGATTTTTCACACATCTTTTTTTTGAGCTATTTTAATATTTTTCTGAATTTTTCTCTACTCTTTTCCCCACTAAAAAAACCTCAGATTAAAAGTTTAATCAAACTAATAATCTAAGGTTGTATTTAATTAAATTATTCTATTATATTTCTCCATCTCCAGCCGTATGTTTCACTTGCATTACATACAATAACGAAAGCCAATGGATCTATTTCTTGGATGTATTTTTTTAACATAATAAAATCTCTGTTGCTTACAACTGTTTGAACGATTTCTTTTTCCATTCCTGAATAAGCACCCTTTGCTGTGTAAATATTGGCAGATCTTGTAAGATTGTCTACTAAGAATTTGCTTACTTCATCAGGTTTCGATGTGGTAATAGTGCAAAGTTTTGATGTATTCATACCATTAATAGTAAAATCTATTATTAAACCGTTAAGTACAGTACCTACAAGCGAATATATAGCTATTTCTGTTCCGTAGGCATACCATGCTGATAATGTGATAAGGAAATCCACCATCAAACATCCTTTACCCAACTCAATTCCCAAGTATTTATTCAATATCTTAGCGAATATGTCAGAGCCGCCAGTTGATGCGTAGTTATTAAGTACAATCCCTACTCCTGATCCATAAATCATTACAGCTGCAATTAATTGAATCATTTTTCCTTCAAACAATGGTTTTTCCATAGGAAATAAAATATCCAAAATCCACACCAATAAACTAAGTCCCAAGGAACAAATTATAGTTTTAAGTCCAAATGCCTTTCCAAGCGTAATAAATCCTACAATAAATAAAACCGTGTTGATGATAATCAAAATTGGACCCGTTGATATTGGAACGAAATTTCCAATTACTATTGCCATTCCGGCTGCTCCACCTAGTGACAATTTATTTGGTGCTAAGAAAAAATGAATTCCCAATGCAATAAGAATGACACCAACTGCCATCATAATCACGCTTTTTCTTTTGTTTCTCTTTTCTAAAGCGTCTAAATCAATCATATTATCCCCCTAGTATTTTTTTGCAATAATATTATAACAATTGAATATACAATTTACAACGATATATTCATTAATTTCTAATAATTATTTGATAATTCAAAATTACAAAATATCTATAAATCTTTCAATTGGCAGTCCTCGTGCCTTGTCCTTAATATCCAATGAAAGCTTCAGTAGTTCTGTTGTCTTCAAACTAGCATACTTTGCAGACTCAAAAATCGACTTATTTTCTGAATACTGACTTATGAATAACGCTGAAAATAAATCCCCCGTTCCTGCATAAGATGTGTCGATGTATTCATAATAGATTTTATCTGATACAAAATTTTCATCCATACAGAAAACAAAATGCTCATCATTTTCTTCTACGCTAGTAATAACGGCGTATTTTGCGCCCATTTGGATAAGTTTTTCTGCCACATCGTTAATCGGTTCATCCATCTTACTAGTTATCATTCTAGCTTCTGTTTCGTTTGGAATAATTACTGTAGCTATGTCGATAAGTTTTCTGAAATTTTCTATATTGTCCTCGTCCAATCCGTTGTATAGTTTGCCATTATCTGCCATAATAGGATCTACAATAACGTCCGGTGAGTTTTTTTGTTTTGCGATAAAATCTTTGATTATGTCCACTTGTTCTAAACTATATAAAAATCCAGTAGCTATCAAATCAAAACTGAAATCCAATTCTTCCCAAACTTTTGTAGCTTGTTTCATGTATTCTGTCGTATCTAATATAGCAAATTTGCCGTAATCCAATGTGTTACTCACAACAGCCGTTGGCAAATTAAAAACACTTTTACCTTTGTTGCTCAAGACAGGAATCATACAACTAAGAGCGACTCTCCCATATCCTGGCATATCGTTGATTAGTAATATATCTTTCATCTTCTCTCCTCCATCTAATTATAACACTAAAAGCGTATTTGTATATCAAATAAATCTTAATCATTTTGTAGATTTTCAAGCTCTGAAAAGCTCAAATTTTCTCAATTTTTTATGATATAATATCAGGTGGAAATAAGGAGGGGCTTATGTTCAATTTTAATATAGAAGAGCACAAATTTAAATATATACATTTTATAGGAATCGGCGGAATATCAATGAGTGGTATAGCTGAATTGTTGAACCATTATGGATACAAAGTTTCTGGGAGCGACAGAGAAGAATCCGACGAAACTAATAGACTAAAAAATCTAGGAGTTGAAATATTTATCGGACAAAAAAGAGAAAATATCAAAAATCCTGACTTAATAGTATACACTGATGCAATTTTAGACGACAATGAAGAATTAATTGCTGCAAGAGAGCTTGGAGTAGACGTTGTAAGCAGAGGAGTTTTCCTTGGTGCACTTATGAGAAATTACAAGTATTCCATTGGAGTTAGTGGATCTCACGGCAAATCAACTACAACATCAATGATCGCGAAGATTTTAATCGATGCAAAAGTTGATCCATCTATACTTTTAGGTGGAAAATTAGACGAAATTCAAGGCAATGTTCACTGTGGAAATAGCGAATACATGCTTACAGAAGCTTGTGAATACAAAGCAAATATTCTCAACTATTATCCATCAATGGCTATTATTTTGAATATTGATGAAGACCACTTGGATTACTATAAGGATTTGAACCACATTGTTGCAACATTCATTGGCTACATGAAAAACTTGGAAGAAAATTCCAAAGCGATTATAAACATAGACGACAAAAACTGTGAACCATTACTTTCTCACATCAAAGGAGAAATCATAACATTTGGTATAGAAAATGAAAAGGCTGATTACAACATTCACGATATAACTTTTAATGAAAATGGCAATCCTACTTTTGTAATTTCATCTGAAAAATTTGACAAAGACGAAGAATTTTCACTTTCTATAATTGGACGTCACAACATATACGACGCTGTGGCTGCGATTATCGCATGTTACGAATTCCACATCGATATCGACACTATAAGAAAAAATATGAAAGAATACCAAAATCTCCACAGAAGAATGGAAACTGTAGGATTTTACAAAGGTTGTGAAGTGAAGACTGATTATGGTCATCACCCTACTGAAATCAAAAATACATTGAAAGCATTAGATGAACACAAGAAAGGCAAATTCTACTGCGTATTCCAACCCCATACTTATTCAAGAACTAAGATGCTATTGGATGATTTTGCCAATGCATTCTACGATTGTGATGAGGTTATAGTTACTGAAATATACGCAGCAAGGGAAAAATTCGACAGCAGCATTCACTCTACAGATTTGGTTGAAAAACTAGTTAAAAATGGCGTAAATGCAAAATACTACAAGACTTTTGAAGAAGCACGTGATTATCTTCGTTCGAAAGTTTCTGACAATGATATAGTGTTGACTACAGGTTGTGGCAACCCTGATGTTCTTGCGAAGATGATTGTGGAATAATATGTGTACGACAATTATTGTAGATTATCCACAAGGCTCTGTGATGGCGCGTACACTTGATTTTGAAGTGCCTTTGGAATACAACATGATTTATATTCCAAGAGGCTTTCACTATGCAGATGATTTGTATCACAAACCAATGCGTTCGAAATATAAAATGATGGGAATGTGTTTTAGAAATCTGTACCCTATCAAAGATGGTGTAAATGAACATGGACTGTGCGGCTGTACGAATATGTTTATCGCAAATAATTTGTTCAGCAATCACCCAATTGAAGGAAAAATAAACACAAATTCACTAGATTTCATGAATTTTGCACTAGGAAATTACAAAACAGTTGAAGAATTGTTAAACGATTTGGACAATATTCACCTAGCTAACAAAGATATTGATGGAAATTCTGTGATATGCCCTGATTTCCACTTTATGTTTGTCGATAGAACTGGCGATTCGACGGTTTTAGAATACAAGGATCACAAATTGGTCCCATGTGGAGATAATCCAAAAGTAATGACTAATTCTCCAAAATATTCTTCACACTTAAAAAGATACGAAAAATCCGTCGGAGATCTCTCCAAATTCAACCAGATAAAAGATTTGACAGGAGCTTATGATCCTGTAAGTAGATTCATCAGAGCAAAATACATCCTATCAACTCACAGGAAATCAAATAATGTTAATGAAGCATACTCATCAGCATTCAGTATCTTAGAGCCTCTAAAAATCACTGAGGGCTTCTTTAAGAACGATTCACATGATTACTATACATTTACTAGGTATATCAGCGCATTCGACACACAGACAGCTTCTATGGCTGTTAGAACGCATTCCAATACACAAACTTATTTGATAGACTTTGATGATATACCAGATGAAAATGAAATATACTCGTATTATTTTGAAAACAAATTACAATTTAAGAGAATTATTAAATGATAGGCAAATGCCTATCATTTATTTTTTGCGTAATGAGATGCAAAATTCCTAAAAAAATAGAAGCTATTTTGTAATTAACAAAATGCTTCTACTTTTAATCAATTATGCATTATATTTTTCCATATCTAAATCGTGTTGCATAGCAGCTACCATAACACCAGTAGATCCACCTGCGTGAACGTTAGTTGAAGTACGTGCCATATCTGCAACACCTTGGATTGGGCTTAGTACTAAAATCATTTCAACTGGTAATCCCATTGTAGCAAAGATTGCTGTAGCTTGAATTGTTCCTGTTCCTGGTACCCCTACTGTTCCCATTGAAGCGAACAAGCATGAACCAACCATGATTAAATATTGAGTAGCAGAGAATGGAATATTAAGCGCATTGATTGTAAACATCGCTAATAAAATTGGCCATACTGCTGCACATCCTGGCATACCAAATGTAGTACCAATTGATGCTGCAAATGATGCAATTTCTGTTGGAGTTCCCATGTCTTCTTGTTCTTTAATATTTGCTGGCAAAGATCCAATTGAACTTTGTGTAGTGAATGCTATCAACCATGCTGGGAAGAATTTGCGTTGGAACTTGAATGGATTGATGTGTGCAATTAAACTCATCATAGCTGATGTAGTGATGAATGTGTGGAACAAACATGCTACATAAACCATTAATAATAAGAATAATAATGATTTAACAAATGATAAATCCAATGTAGCTACTTGGTTAGCTAATAAAGAAAGAACTGCGTATGGAGTGAATTCGATGATTTCTCCAATTACTTTGTTCATTACTTTATTACCAGCTTCTACGAAATCTAAGAATGGTTTAATTTCTTCCTTGTTATTGTATCTAAGTACAACAATACCAATGATAATTGCAAAAATTACAATAGGTACGATTTTGTTGTGACTCATACTGTCAATAATGTTTTTAGGGAAGAAACTTACAAATACGTCTGCAAAAGGTGGAACTTCCTTAACCTTATCTGCAACATCCATTTTGATATTTGCATTCATTCCTATATTTACTAATTTACCTAAAATTATAGACAATATAGCAGCTAAAACATTGTGTAAAGCTAAAATTATAATTGTTTTGCCACCCATTGATCTTAATTTTTCTGAGCTTTCCAAGGATGCAACTGTAGTTATAATTGAGAATAATAATAGTGGAATTACAAATGCTTGTAATAAACTTGAAAATACACGACCAAATATTGCTACATAGTCAGTGCTTCCTTTGAAAATAAGTCCTACTATGGCACCCATTGCTGTAGCTAATAAAATTCTGATCATGAATGAAGTACCTTTTTTCTTCAAACGATCGATAACTACGCACAATGCGAAAGCTACAACTAAAGCGATTAAGCTTTTAATCATTTCAACATCTCCTTTATATATTTTTGTCACACTAATCTTATCACATCGTCTTATAATAGACAATGATATTTAATCAGTGCTATCGTTTTCATCGTTTTTTATTTATTGTATTGTTCAATATATCGATTTTTCATGTAAATTCACACATTATTTAAATTTTTTTCAAAATTTTACAAAAACAATAATTTGACAAAAATTTAAAAATTACCTTATAATCCTCACTTGTTATCGTTAATATATCAACGTTTTTTGTTTGTTTTACTTAGGATTAAAATTTTCAAATATTATTTCATTTTTGTAATATATAGATTTTCTCAATAAAAAAAGACCGATGTTAAACATCAGCCTTATCTTTCCCATCTACCTCGTTTGTAAATTATAAATCCCACAATAACTGTCAATCCATTAGACACTAACATTGAAATCCAAATTCCTGTAGATCCAAGATCTGTCAAACTCTTTAGTATCATAATAAGTGGAAGTCTTAGTACCCATAATCTCGCAAGAGACAAATACATTGTAAGTTTTGTTTTTCCAACACCTTGGAAGAAACCATTAATCGCTGAGAAATATCCCATGAAAAATGTAATTATCGCTGAGAAGTACATGTACTCACTCGCTTGTCTCCAAAGTTCGATATCTCCACGATCTTTGATAAATATGGATAGCAATTGATCTTTGAAAAGCAAAATAATAATCGCAGATGCAAGTGAGAAGAATGTTATGATTATATTTGCGCGTTTGAAAATATCCTTGCTTCTTTCCTTTTTTCCAGCTCCAATATTTTGTCCAGTTATTGATGTAAGAGCCATTCCAATTCCTATAGCTCCTTGGTTGAATATATCGGACAATCTGTTGCCCATTGAAAATGCAGCAAGTGTCGTTGTGCCGTATGATTGAATAAATCCATTAAGAACAGTGAATCCAATGGCTTCCCCACTTGATCCAAGCGATGCTGGAATTGCGATGGAGAATATATGTTTGATTATTCCCATATCAAGTTTGAAGTTTTTAAAATTAACTTCTATTTCAGATTCTTTTTTGACAACTCTTACAGCAAATACAACTAATAAAACTTTGGACAAAACAGTCGCCCATGCGGCACCTGCAATTCCCATGTTAAGTCCTGGAATTCCCAAAACATTATCAAAAATAAAGAACGGATCTATAACGACATTTGTAATGGATGATATTGTCGAAATAATCGTCATTGATTTGGTTCTTCCTTGCGAATTCAGTATAGATTGATATCCGAAAAATATCATATCAAACAAAAGCCCAACAGAGTTTATCGCAAGGAATATGTATGATTTGTACTCAAAGCTTCCTGTCGCTCCCATCCACCTTACAATAAATGGTGCGGTGATTACGCCTAGAATACTGAAAATAACTCCAAGTACTGTCGTGAGAATTAAAGTATGCACAGCATAAACTGAGCAGTCTTTTAATTTTCTAGCTCCAAGTCTTTGACTCATTAAAGAAGTAGCTGCCACACTTACTCCAAGGCCCACTGCTATAAACAAATAAAGCACCGGCCAAGTAAAAGATGTCGCAGCGTAATCTTCAGAACTGATTTGTGCTACATATATTCCGTCAGTTATACCATAAAGGGTTTTGATTAGGTTACTAATCATCAATGGGATACTTAACTTAAAAATCACATCTGTAATATTTCCGTTTGTAATAAATTCAATGTTACTTTTTTTGTTTCCCATTCACTCGCCCCCTATTAATTTATAATTTAAAATATCCTATTCCAAATAATCCCGGTCCAGTATGAATACTTAATGTTGGAACAATTTGTCCTTCATAATAGAACTTTGCTCCTTCGATTAAATCCTTCATACTATCCTTCGCTATTTCCATAGCATTTTTATTGTCGCCATTTAATAAAACCAAGTAATAATCCTTGATACCAGTTAATTCTTTTTTAACGATATCAATAGCGTGGTTGATGTTTTTCATTGTTCCACGATTTTTTTCTACTGTATAATATTCTCCATCTTCATTACAAGATATTATAAGCTTCAAATTTAATAAATTACCAACCATTCCAGTGATTTTACCAATTCTACCACCCAATGTTAAGTATTTCAATGTATCTAAAGTAATGACTGGAACTGAATCTTTGATTTTGGATTTCATGGTTTCTATTATAGATTCTAGCGAAAATCCTTCATCGATTAATTTTCTGGCAAAAATAGCAAAAAATCCTGTACCAATCGAAATATTTTTTGAATCAAATACTTCCACTTCGACATCTTCCACTTGGTCTTTTGCTAACATAAATGCATTGTACATCCCACTTAATTTTGAAGAAATTGAAATGCAGATTATCTTGTCAAATCCCTTATTTTTAATTTCATTTAATTTATTAACGACATCTCCAATTGATGGAATGGAAGTTTTTGGAACTTCTCTATCGATGTTTTCGTATATATATTTAGGTTCAACAGTGTAATCATCGTAGGAAACATCCGAATAGTTTATTTGAAGTGGCATCAATTCTATGCCGTATTCTTCAGCTATTTTTGGTGTGATTTCACTACCTGAATCTGTTAAAATTGCGATTTTTCCCATAATATCTCCTAATTAGTCAAGGCTA
This Finegoldia magna ATCC 53516 DNA region includes the following protein-coding sequences:
- the murC gene encoding UDP-N-acetylmuramate--L-alanine ligase, translated to MFNFNIEEHKFKYIHFIGIGGISMSGIAELLNHYGYKVSGSDREESDETNRLKNLGVEIFIGQKRENIKNPDLIVYTDAILDDNEELIAARELGVDVVSRGVFLGALMRNYKYSIGVSGSHGKSTTTSMIAKILIDAKVDPSILLGGKLDEIQGNVHCGNSEYMLTEACEYKANILNYYPSMAIILNIDEDHLDYYKDLNHIVATFIGYMKNLEENSKAIINIDDKNCEPLLSHIKGEIITFGIENEKADYNIHDITFNENGNPTFVISSEKFDKDEEFSLSIIGRHNIYDAVAAIIACYEFHIDIDTIRKNMKEYQNLHRRMETVGFYKGCEVKTDYGHHPTEIKNTLKALDEHKKGKFYCVFQPHTYSRTKMLLDDFANAFYDCDEVIVTEIYAAREKFDSSIHSTDLVEKLVKNGVNAKYYKTFEEARDYLRSKVSDNDIVLTTGCGNPDVLAKMIVE
- a CDS encoding linear amide C-N hydrolase, coding for MCTTIIVDYPQGSVMARTLDFEVPLEYNMIYIPRGFHYADDLYHKPMRSKYKMMGMCFRNLYPIKDGVNEHGLCGCTNMFIANNLFSNHPIEGKINTNSLDFMNFALGNYKTVEELLNDLDNIHLANKDIDGNSVICPDFHFMFVDRTGDSTVLEYKDHKLVPCGDNPKVMTNSPKYSSHLKRYEKSVGDLSKFNQIKDLTGAYDPVSRFIRAKYILSTHRKSNNVNEAYSSAFSILEPLKITEGFFKNDSHDYYTFTRYISAFDTQTASMAVRTHSNTQTYLIDFDDIPDENEIYSYYFENKLQFKRIIK
- a CDS encoding YitT family protein, coding for MIDLDALEKRNKRKSVIMMAVGVILIALGIHFFLAPNKLSLGGAAGMAIVIGNFVPISTGPILIIINTVLFIVGFITLGKAFGLKTIICSLGLSLLVWILDILFPMEKPLFEGKMIQLIAAVMIYGSGVGIVLNNYASTGGSDIFAKILNKYLGIELGKGCLMVDFLITLSAWYAYGTEIAIYSLVGTVLNGLIIDFTINGMNTSKLCTITTSKPDEVSKFLVDNLTRSANIYTAKGAYSGMEKEIVQTVVSNRDFIMLKKYIQEIDPLAFVIVCNASETYGWRWRNIIE
- a CDS encoding PfkB family carbohydrate kinase; translated protein: MKDILLINDMPGYGRVALSCMIPVLSNKGKSVFNLPTAVVSNTLDYGKFAILDTTEYMKQATKVWEELDFSFDLIATGFLYSLEQVDIIKDFIAKQKNSPDVIVDPIMADNGKLYNGLDEDNIENFRKLIDIATVIIPNETEARMITSKMDEPINDVAEKLIQMGAKYAVITSVEENDEHFVFCMDENFVSDKIYYEYIDTSYAGTGDLFSALFISQYSENKSIFESAKYASLKTTELLKLSLDIKDKARGLPIERFIDIL
- a CDS encoding dicarboxylate/amino acid:cation symporter, yielding MIKSLIALVVAFALCVVIDRLKKKGTSFMIRILLATAMGAIVGLIFKGSTDYVAIFGRVFSSLLQAFVIPLLLFSIITTVASLESSEKLRSMGGKTIIILALHNVLAAILSIILGKLVNIGMNANIKMDVADKVKEVPPFADVFVSFFPKNIIDSMSHNKIVPIVIFAIIIGIVVLRYNNKEEIKPFLDFVEAGNKVMNKVIGEIIEFTPYAVLSLLANQVATLDLSFVKSLLFLLLMVYVACLFHTFITTSAMMSLIAHINPFKFQRKFFPAWLIAFTTQSSIGSLPANIKEQEDMGTPTEIASFAASIGTTFGMPGCAAVWPILLAMFTINALNIPFSATQYLIMVGSCLFASMGTVGVPGTGTIQATAIFATMGLPVEMILVLSPIQGVADMARTSTNVHAGGSTGVMVAAMQHDLDMEKYNA
- a CDS encoding DegV family protein, translated to MGKIAILTDSGSEITPKIAEEYGIELMPLQINYSDVSYDDYTVEPKYIYENIDREVPKTSIPSIGDVVNKLNEIKNKGFDKIICISISSKLSGMYNAFMLAKDQVEDVEVEVFDSKNISIGTGFFAIFARKLIDEGFSLESIIETMKSKIKDSVPVITLDTLKYLTLGGRIGKITGMVGNLLNLKLIISCNEDGEYYTVEKNRGTMKNINHAIDIVKKELTGIKDYYLVLLNGDNKNAMEIAKDSMKDLIEGAKFYYEGQIVPTLSIHTGPGLFGIGYFKL
- a CDS encoding MATE family efflux transporter, yielding MGNKKSNIEFITNGNITDVIFKLSIPLMISNLIKTLYGITDGIYVAQISSEDYAATSFTWPVLYLFIAVGLGVSVAATSLMSQRLGARKLKDCSVYAVHTLILTTVLGVIFSILGVITAPFIVRWMGATGSFEYKSYIFLAINSVGLLFDMIFFGYQSILNSQGRTKSMTIISTISSITNVVIDPFFIFDNVLGIPGLNMGIAGAAWATVLSKVLLVVFAVRVVKKESEIEVNFKNFKLDMGIIKHIFSIAIPASLGSSGEAIGFTVLNGFIQSYGTTTLAAFSMGNRLSDIFNQGAIGIGMALTSITGQNIGAGKKERSKDIFKRANIIITFFSLASAIIILLFKDQLLSIFIKDRGDIELWRQASEYMYFSAIITFFMGYFSAINGFFQGVGKTKLTMYLSLARLWVLRLPLIMILKSLTDLGSTGIWISMLVSNGLTVIVGFIIYKRGRWER